From the Hymenobacter yonginensis genome, one window contains:
- a CDS encoding ABC transporter ATP-binding protein: MSQPILSVRNLTIDFNSHRGNTRAVQDISFDLHRGETLAIVGESGSGKSVTSLALMGLIPLPPGRIVSGEARFQSEALGEVDLLQLTDKQLQQVRGNDIGMIFQEPMTSLNPVYTCGSQVVEALRLHTTLSEKEAEARTVELFTMAQLPRPEKIFTSYPHEISGGQKQRVMIAMAMACNPAILIADEPTTALDVTVQARMLRLIDDLRRQHNTAVIFITHDLGVVAEIADRILVMYRGRVVEQGAVLDIFTNPQHPYTKGLLACRPKLSVGRKKLPVVADFMRETAEGGFVSTDADFTQVADGLVAEAPASTSHNDGETAKTFPVEHRVSRPETPEFGLETAPSLESGQPLLISSGATSGATNSPEGFVVPLPLHEPATSAAPAAASFNDRVTTRPSTTRGTTAPLLQVENLNVHFPIRKGFFNRKPEFVRAVDGVSFEVYPGETVGLVGESGCGKTTLGRALLRLVEPTSGSILFEGEDLARLPAEQLRRRRREFQMVFQDPYAALNPMMTVGEAILEPMRVHNVGGTRQEQKARVLELLRTVGLTEAQYQRYPHEFSGGQRQRICIARALALQPKCIICDESVSALDVSVQAQVLNLLNDLKREFGITYLFITHDLSVARFMSDRLLVMRQGQIVESGPAADIYANPQHDYTKQLLAAIPKDTPADIRAAVASRA, from the coding sequence ATGTCCCAGCCCATCCTTTCCGTTCGCAACCTCACCATCGACTTCAACAGCCACCGCGGCAACACGCGGGCCGTGCAGGACATTTCCTTTGACCTGCACCGGGGCGAGACGCTGGCCATCGTGGGCGAGTCGGGCTCGGGCAAGTCGGTGACGTCGCTGGCGCTGATGGGGCTGATTCCGCTGCCGCCCGGCCGTATTGTGAGCGGCGAAGCGCGGTTCCAGAGCGAGGCGCTAGGGGAGGTGGACCTGCTGCAGCTCACGGACAAGCAGCTGCAGCAAGTACGCGGCAACGACATCGGGATGATTTTTCAGGAGCCGATGACTTCCCTGAACCCCGTGTACACCTGCGGCAGCCAGGTAGTGGAGGCGTTGCGCCTGCACACCACGCTCAGTGAGAAGGAAGCCGAGGCCCGCACCGTGGAGCTGTTCACGATGGCCCAGCTGCCGCGCCCCGAAAAAATCTTCACCAGCTACCCCCACGAAATCAGCGGCGGCCAGAAGCAGCGCGTGATGATTGCCATGGCCATGGCCTGCAACCCCGCCATCCTCATTGCCGACGAGCCCACCACCGCCCTCGACGTAACGGTACAGGCCCGTATGCTGCGCCTCATCGACGACCTGCGCCGTCAGCACAACACCGCCGTCATCTTCATTACCCACGACCTGGGCGTAGTGGCCGAAATTGCCGACCGGATTCTGGTGATGTACCGCGGCCGGGTGGTGGAGCAGGGCGCCGTGCTCGACATCTTCACCAATCCGCAGCATCCCTACACCAAAGGCCTGCTGGCCTGCCGTCCAAAACTTTCCGTAGGCCGAAAAAAACTTCCTGTAGTGGCCGATTTCATGCGTGAAACGGCCGAAGGAGGCTTTGTCAGCACTGACGCTGACTTCACGCAAGTAGCTGATGGTCTTGTTGCTGAAGCCCCCGCTTCTACCTCTCACAACGATGGTGAAACCGCCAAAACGTTCCCCGTGGAACATCGTGTTTCACGCCCCGAAACCCCGGAATTTGGCCTAGAAACGGCCCCCAGCCTGGAATCCGGCCAACCCCTGCTGATCAGCAGTGGCGCCACCAGTGGTGCTACGAATTCCCCGGAGGGGTTCGTAGTACCACTACCGTTGCACGAACCCGCCACGTCCGCTGCGCCCGCTGCCGCCTCGTTCAACGATAGAGTTACCACGAGGCCTTCGACAACTCGTGGCACCACAGCCCCCTTGCTGCAGGTCGAGAACCTGAACGTGCACTTCCCGATTCGCAAGGGCTTTTTCAACCGCAAGCCCGAGTTTGTGCGGGCCGTGGATGGCGTGAGCTTCGAGGTGTATCCGGGCGAAACTGTCGGGCTGGTGGGGGAGTCGGGCTGCGGCAAGACCACGCTGGGCCGGGCGCTGCTGCGGCTGGTGGAGCCCACCTCGGGCAGCATCCTGTTTGAGGGCGAAGACCTGGCCCGCCTGCCGGCCGAGCAGCTACGCCGCCGCCGCCGCGAGTTTCAGATGGTATTCCAGGACCCCTACGCCGCCCTCAACCCGATGATGACCGTGGGCGAGGCCATTCTGGAGCCCATGCGCGTGCATAACGTAGGCGGCACCCGCCAGGAGCAGAAGGCCCGCGTGCTGGAGCTGCTGCGCACCGTCGGCCTCACCGAAGCCCAGTACCAGCGCTACCCGCACGAGTTCAGCGGTGGGCAGCGCCAGCGCATCTGCATTGCCCGCGCCCTGGCCCTGCAGCCCAAGTGCATCATCTGCGACGAGTCCGTGTCGGCCCTCGACGTGTCGGTACAGGCCCAGGTGCTCAATCTGCTCAACGACCTCAAGCGCGAGTTCGGCATCACCTACCTGTTCATCACCCACGACCTCTCGGTGGCCCGCTTCATGTCCGACCGGCTGCTGGTGATGCGCCAAGGCCAGATCGTGGAAAGTGGCCCCGCCGCCGACATCTACGCAAACCCCCAGCACGACTACACCAAGCAGCTGCTGGCCGCCATCCCTAAAGACACACCTGCCGACATCCGCGCCGCCGTGGCCAGCCGGGCGTAG
- the rnr gene encoding ribonuclease R, with protein sequence MKRKDDSAAPRANRAKAASGSPDAALISQDLVFRIFRDNPEKVLAYRQISRRLGVTTREQRDEVFSHLKALKKAGLLTLVQNDEYRLTDPANAPAATDAGSGRSSRKNEAAPARRSARSPEAEFGQDPVVHRRREAGFDFPDAASTTDSRRRHASHADTIVGTVALATDKFAFVISEESESDVRVFTDRLRFAMQGDTVRLRLRGSRDGRPVGDVVEVLKRVRPEVVGRLQVRGGIGFVKPDNRKMYFDVFVPFENLHGAVDGEKVLVRVTEFPEDDAGRSPLGEVVRSFGQAGANEAEINAIMAEFGLPFEFPAEVEEESESISEIIPASEVGRRRDFRHITTFTIDPADAKDFDDALSIQKLENGHWEIGVHIADVTHYVRPGTALEEEAKHRATSVYLVDRVIPMLPERLSNGLCSLRPNEDKLTFSAVFELDENGKLYESWFGKTIIHSDRRFAYEEAQERIEGLESDYTAEIQLMNSIAKKLCAQRFKQGAISFETQEVKFKLDENGKPLGVYVKERKDAHKMIEEFMLLANRKVAEFVFKLKARKPRFTMVYRVHEAPDPDRLQTFALFAKKFGHHLDLANPKKISTELNDLSMEVMGRPEQNVLQTLAVRTMSKAIYTTEPLGHFGLAFEHYSHFTSPIRRYPDMMAHRLLEHYLEGGKNVDVEPVEEECKHSSEREKVAASAERASIKYKQVEFMSEVIGETFTGVVSGLTERGMYVEIEENKCEGMVRLSEIPGDHFELDRDNYRIVGQRTKRIIQFGDELQVIVKSANLLDRTIDFELVDNRPDAVKQRELQERRENSKPRGYRPERSSGGGGRPGGDKGKRRR encoded by the coding sequence ATGAAAAGAAAAGACGACTCCGCCGCCCCCCGCGCCAACCGCGCGAAGGCAGCCTCCGGCAGCCCTGACGCTGCCCTCATTTCCCAGGACCTGGTCTTCCGCATCTTCCGCGACAACCCCGAGAAGGTGCTGGCCTACCGCCAGATTTCCCGCCGCCTGGGCGTCACCACCCGCGAGCAGCGCGACGAAGTATTCAGCCACCTGAAGGCGCTGAAGAAAGCCGGCCTGCTGACGCTGGTGCAGAACGACGAATACCGCCTCACCGACCCGGCCAACGCGCCCGCCGCTACGGACGCGGGCAGTGGCCGCAGCTCGCGCAAAAACGAAGCGGCCCCCGCCCGCCGAAGTGCCCGCTCGCCCGAGGCCGAGTTCGGCCAAGACCCCGTGGTGCACCGCCGCCGCGAGGCCGGCTTCGACTTCCCTGACGCCGCCAGTACAACCGACTCACGCCGCCGCCACGCCTCCCACGCCGACACCATTGTGGGCACTGTGGCGCTGGCCACCGACAAGTTTGCCTTCGTGATTTCCGAGGAAAGTGAAAGCGACGTGCGCGTGTTCACGGACCGCCTGCGCTTTGCCATGCAGGGCGACACAGTGCGCCTGCGCCTGCGTGGCTCCCGCGACGGCCGCCCCGTCGGCGACGTGGTGGAGGTGCTCAAGCGGGTGCGCCCCGAGGTGGTGGGCCGCCTGCAGGTGCGCGGCGGTATCGGCTTCGTGAAGCCCGACAACCGCAAGATGTACTTCGACGTGTTTGTGCCCTTCGAGAACCTGCACGGCGCCGTGGACGGTGAGAAGGTGCTGGTGCGCGTCACGGAGTTTCCGGAGGATGATGCCGGCCGCTCGCCTCTAGGCGAGGTGGTGCGCAGCTTCGGGCAGGCCGGCGCCAACGAGGCGGAGATAAACGCCATCATGGCCGAGTTCGGCTTGCCGTTTGAATTCCCGGCCGAAGTGGAGGAGGAGTCGGAGTCGATTTCCGAAATCATCCCGGCCTCGGAAGTGGGGCGCCGCCGCGACTTCCGCCACATCACCACCTTCACCATCGACCCCGCCGACGCCAAGGACTTCGACGATGCCCTGAGCATTCAGAAGCTGGAAAACGGCCACTGGGAAATTGGCGTGCACATCGCCGATGTGACCCACTATGTGCGGCCCGGCACGGCGCTGGAAGAGGAAGCCAAGCACCGCGCCACCTCGGTGTACCTCGTCGACCGCGTGATTCCGATGCTGCCGGAGCGCCTCTCCAACGGCCTCTGCTCGCTGCGTCCCAACGAGGACAAGCTGACTTTCTCGGCCGTGTTTGAGCTCGACGAAAACGGCAAGCTCTACGAGTCGTGGTTCGGCAAAACCATCATTCACTCCGACCGCCGCTTCGCCTACGAGGAAGCCCAGGAGCGGATCGAAGGGCTGGAGTCGGACTACACGGCCGAGATTCAGCTCATGAACAGCATCGCCAAGAAGCTGTGCGCGCAACGCTTCAAGCAGGGCGCCATCAGCTTCGAGACGCAGGAAGTGAAGTTCAAACTCGACGAGAACGGCAAGCCGCTGGGCGTGTACGTGAAGGAGCGCAAGGACGCGCATAAGATGATTGAGGAGTTCATGCTGCTGGCCAACCGCAAGGTGGCCGAGTTCGTGTTCAAGCTCAAGGCCCGCAAGCCGCGCTTCACGATGGTGTACCGCGTGCACGAAGCCCCCGACCCGGACCGCCTGCAGACCTTCGCGCTGTTCGCCAAGAAATTTGGCCACCACCTCGACCTAGCCAACCCCAAAAAGATCAGCACCGAGCTCAACGACCTCTCGATGGAGGTGATGGGCCGGCCCGAGCAGAACGTGCTCCAGACCCTGGCCGTGCGCACCATGAGCAAGGCCATCTACACTACCGAGCCGCTGGGCCACTTCGGCTTGGCCTTCGAGCACTACTCGCACTTCACCTCGCCCATCCGCCGCTACCCCGACATGATGGCCCACCGCCTGCTGGAGCACTACCTGGAAGGCGGCAAGAACGTGGACGTGGAGCCCGTGGAAGAAGAGTGCAAGCACTCCTCGGAGCGCGAGAAAGTGGCGGCCTCCGCCGAGCGCGCCAGCATCAAATACAAGCAGGTGGAGTTCATGTCCGAGGTTATCGGCGAGACGTTCACCGGCGTGGTGTCGGGCCTCACGGAGCGCGGCATGTACGTGGAAATCGAGGAGAACAAGTGCGAAGGCATGGTGCGCCTGAGCGAGATTCCCGGCGACCATTTCGAGCTGGACCGCGACAACTACCGCATCGTGGGCCAGCGCACCAAGCGTATTATTCAGTTCGGCGACGAGCTGCAGGTTATCGTGAAATCGGCCAACCTGCTAGACCGCACCATCGACTTCGAGCTGGTGGACAACCGCCCCGACGCCGTGAAGCAGCGCGAGTTGCAGGAGCGCCGCGAGAACAGCAAGCCCCGCGGCTACCGCCCCGAGCGCAGCAGCGGCGGCGGCGGTCGGCCCGGCGGCGACAAAGGCAAGCGCCGCCGGTAG
- a CDS encoding polyprenyl synthetase family protein encodes MDLTALSNKLTAALAELHYGDQPTALYEPIRYIMALGGKRIRPLLTLLGAQLYTDDLDVALKPALAVEVFHNFTLLHDDIMDQAPLRRGQPTVHEKWNPNVAILSGDVMLVRAYELLFDMPPALLAPMLRRFSQTAAEVCEGQQWDMNFETETEVSIDQYVDMIRLKTAVLLGFALELGARLGGASEEDAEHLRLFGEGIGVAFQLRDDLLDVYGDAATFGKRVGGDILSDKKTFLLLTAQAQANDAQRAQLARYIGQPVQDADAKVQAVRALYDELDIRPQTEARINHYFEDALQHLDRVSVPAPRKEPLRHLALQLLERES; translated from the coding sequence GTGGACCTTACTGCCCTCTCCAACAAACTCACGGCGGCTCTGGCCGAGCTGCACTACGGCGACCAGCCCACGGCCCTCTACGAGCCCATCCGATACATCATGGCCCTTGGCGGCAAGCGCATCCGGCCGCTGCTCACGCTGCTGGGCGCCCAGCTCTACACCGATGACCTGGACGTGGCCCTCAAGCCTGCTCTGGCCGTGGAGGTATTCCACAATTTCACTCTGCTTCACGACGACATTATGGACCAGGCCCCGCTGCGCCGCGGCCAGCCCACGGTGCACGAAAAGTGGAACCCCAACGTGGCCATCCTGAGCGGCGACGTGATGCTGGTGCGGGCCTACGAGCTGCTGTTTGATATGCCGCCCGCCCTGCTGGCGCCCATGCTGCGCCGCTTCAGCCAGACGGCCGCCGAGGTGTGCGAAGGCCAGCAGTGGGACATGAACTTCGAGACGGAAACCGAGGTCAGCATCGACCAGTACGTGGACATGATCCGGCTGAAGACGGCCGTGCTGCTGGGCTTCGCGCTGGAGCTGGGCGCCCGGCTCGGCGGCGCTTCCGAGGAGGATGCCGAGCACCTGCGCCTGTTCGGCGAGGGCATCGGGGTGGCTTTCCAGCTCCGCGACGACCTGCTCGATGTGTACGGCGACGCCGCCACTTTCGGCAAGCGCGTGGGCGGCGACATTCTCAGCGACAAGAAAACCTTCCTGCTGCTCACGGCCCAAGCCCAGGCCAACGACGCGCAGCGCGCCCAGCTGGCCCGCTACATCGGCCAGCCCGTCCAAGATGCCGACGCCAAGGTGCAGGCTGTGCGCGCCCTCTACGACGAGCTAGATATCCGCCCCCAGACCGAGGCCCGCATCAACCACTACTTCGAGGATGCCCTGCAGCACCTGGACCGAGTGAGCGTGCCAGCGCCCCGCAAAGAGCCTCTGCGCCATCTGGCCCTGCAGCTGCTAGAGCGCGAAAGCTAG
- a CDS encoding rhomboid family intramembrane serine protease: protein MSFLNPILILIALTAGISMYAWSNRALLDGWILSPYLMQQRQQWYRFLTSGFLHADLTHLLFNMFAFYSFSPIVLREYVAGYGVGAGIGFFLLLYLGGIILSSVPTFFRHRHNPGYHSLGASGGVSSVVFASVLLFPVAPGGGGIYIFPLPIPIQPFIFGLLYLAYSYYMSRRNADNINHDAHFYGALYGVVLTLAMLPSSALDFWQQVQSYLSNVL, encoded by the coding sequence ATGTCCTTCCTCAACCCTATTCTGATTCTGATAGCCCTCACAGCCGGCATTTCGATGTACGCGTGGTCGAACCGCGCGCTGCTCGATGGCTGGATTCTGAGCCCCTATCTGATGCAGCAACGGCAGCAGTGGTACCGGTTCCTCACCTCCGGTTTCCTACACGCCGACCTGACCCACCTGTTGTTTAACATGTTTGCCTTCTACTCCTTCAGCCCCATTGTGCTGCGCGAGTACGTGGCCGGCTACGGGGTGGGAGCGGGCATCGGGTTCTTCCTGCTGCTGTATCTGGGCGGGATTATTCTGTCGTCGGTGCCCACGTTTTTCCGCCACCGCCACAACCCCGGATACCACAGCCTAGGCGCTTCGGGCGGTGTGTCGTCGGTGGTGTTTGCCAGCGTGCTGCTGTTTCCGGTGGCGCCCGGCGGCGGCGGCATCTACATCTTCCCACTCCCGATTCCCATTCAGCCCTTCATCTTCGGGCTACTCTACCTGGCTTATTCCTACTACATGAGCCGCCGCAACGCCGATAACATCAACCACGATGCCCACTTTTATGGCGCTTTGTATGGTGTGGTGCTCACGTTGGCCATGCTGCCTTCGTCGGCGCTGGACTTCTGGCAACAAGTGCAATCTTATTTAAGTAATGTATTGTAA
- a CDS encoding PLD nuclease N-terminal domain-containing protein, whose protein sequence is MNKLKTLASRLPVGMLSLAMAFSLLLSSCAGRNSNGNLTIFGVFYIILAVAAFLSLIKQDWSTGKKIIWGLIIWFFPFGGSIIYFLFSGRR, encoded by the coding sequence ATGAATAAGCTCAAAACTCTCGCTAGCCGCCTGCCGGTTGGTATGCTTTCCCTGGCCATGGCTTTTTCGCTGCTGCTTAGCAGCTGCGCTGGCCGCAACAGCAACGGCAACCTCACCATCTTCGGGGTGTTCTACATCATCCTGGCGGTGGCTGCTTTCCTGAGCCTGATCAAGCAGGACTGGTCGACGGGCAAGAAAATCATTTGGGGCCTGATCATCTGGTTCTTCCCCTTCGGTGGTTCCATCATCTACTTCCTGTTCTCAGGTCGCCGCTAG
- a CDS encoding DUF2939 domain-containing protein has protein sequence MKRLIILAVLVALAAGGYLYYQSLKASPKYALMQAANAVRTHDMADFERYVDVSSVTGSLVDQATSQGSALGLLNPGGMMFKGALRLLKPQLAQSARQELQRYIETGSVEAAAAAAPDRLVNVSVLGLAGKVVNPDSQFKDIKYVTEQGEQALVGLEFTQPKYDTTLVVELKMRNQGDHWQVKEITNTGELLKHVARLEKQRLLKGL, from the coding sequence ATGAAACGATTAATTATTCTGGCCGTGCTGGTGGCCCTGGCCGCCGGCGGCTACCTCTACTATCAGAGCCTGAAGGCAAGCCCTAAATACGCGCTGATGCAGGCCGCCAACGCCGTGCGTACTCACGACATGGCCGACTTCGAGCGCTACGTCGATGTGAGCAGCGTAACCGGCAGCCTCGTCGACCAGGCCACCAGCCAGGGCTCGGCGCTGGGGCTGCTGAACCCGGGCGGCATGATGTTCAAGGGGGCGCTGCGTCTGCTCAAGCCCCAGCTGGCGCAGTCGGCCCGCCAGGAGCTGCAGCGCTACATCGAAACCGGCTCGGTGGAAGCCGCGGCCGCTGCGGCTCCCGATAGACTGGTAAACGTGTCGGTGCTGGGGCTGGCCGGTAAGGTGGTGAACCCCGACAGCCAGTTCAAGGACATCAAGTACGTGACCGAGCAGGGCGAGCAGGCGCTGGTAGGCCTGGAATTCACGCAGCCCAAGTACGACACCACGCTGGTGGTGGAGCTGAAGATGCGCAACCAGGGCGACCATTGGCAGGTGAAGGAAATCACGAACACCGGCGAGCTGCTGAAGCACGTAGCGCGGCTGGAAAAGCAGCGCCTGCTGAAAGGCCTGTAG
- a CDS encoding glycerophosphodiester phosphodiesterase family protein yields the protein MSTLTPSSAPPEVHGHRGCRGLFPENTLPAFLHAVRLGVAVLELDVVLSADGQVVVSHEPWMSATICLDPACQPIPAATQQQHNIYQMPYAQVRRYDCGQLPHPAFPAQQNLPAHKPLLREVVLAVDELARKLGRMPPRFSLEVKSEPAGDNLFHPAPAAYVAVVVEELRRLGLVPRTTLLSFDGRILQQVRRQLPELPLCLLIEDEVPLSSHLQQLGFTPRVVGPHHALATPQLVAEARQAGMLVVPWTVNNPADMLRLMALGVAGITTDYPDRLLSLYPSGQGAE from the coding sequence ATGTCTACTCTCACGCCTTCTTCCGCACCTCCCGAAGTGCATGGCCACCGGGGCTGCCGCGGCCTGTTTCCGGAGAATACGCTGCCCGCTTTTCTGCACGCTGTCCGCCTTGGGGTGGCCGTGCTGGAGTTGGATGTGGTGTTGTCGGCCGATGGGCAGGTGGTGGTGTCGCATGAGCCTTGGATGAGCGCCACTATCTGCCTCGACCCCGCCTGCCAGCCTATTCCGGCCGCCACCCAGCAGCAGCACAATATCTACCAGATGCCCTACGCCCAGGTCAGGCGCTACGACTGTGGGCAGCTGCCGCACCCCGCTTTTCCGGCGCAGCAAAACCTGCCGGCGCACAAGCCGCTGCTCCGCGAAGTCGTGCTTGCCGTGGATGAATTGGCCCGGAAGCTGGGCCGGATGCCGCCCCGCTTCAGCCTCGAAGTGAAGAGCGAGCCGGCCGGCGACAACCTGTTTCACCCGGCCCCGGCGGCCTACGTGGCAGTGGTGGTAGAGGAGCTGCGGCGCCTCGGACTGGTGCCGCGCACCACGCTTCTAAGCTTCGACGGACGCATCCTGCAGCAGGTGCGGCGCCAGCTGCCGGAGCTGCCGTTGTGCCTGCTTATCGAAGACGAAGTGCCCCTGTCCAGCCATCTGCAGCAGCTCGGTTTCACCCCGCGGGTGGTAGGCCCGCACCACGCGCTGGCGACGCCGCAGCTGGTAGCCGAAGCCCGTCAGGCCGGCATGCTGGTAGTGCCCTGGACGGTGAACAACCCCGCCGATATGCTGCGCCTGATGGCGCTGGGCGTAGCCGGAATTACCACCGATTATCCCGACCGGCTGTTGTCGCTTTACCCCTCCGGACAGGGCGCAGAGTAG
- a CDS encoding helix-turn-helix domain-containing protein: MKHNCHIYRHNKSGRVTMPHQGEILQETIKNSGISITRIVDGLGITRPTIYRKFKEETLDYAFVKRVGDIIGHDFSIDFTVVQQVTLPFVTQRADVTPLQTVTSKPVSVSQPEPECSKQLLALQTKYISLLEAYNELLLKVYGPR, translated from the coding sequence GTGAAACACAATTGTCATATTTACAGACACAACAAATCAGGACGCGTTACTATGCCGCATCAAGGCGAAATACTGCAGGAAACCATCAAAAACAGCGGAATTTCCATCACGCGTATCGTGGACGGACTCGGTATTACACGCCCTACCATATACCGCAAGTTCAAGGAAGAGACACTGGATTACGCATTCGTAAAGCGAGTGGGTGATATTATCGGACACGACTTTTCCATCGACTTTACAGTTGTTCAGCAAGTGACATTGCCTTTTGTAACACAACGCGCCGATGTTACACCTTTACAAACTGTAACGAGCAAGCCTGTCTCTGTATCACAACCTGAGCCAGAGTGCTCCAAACAGCTTTTGGCTCTCCAAACCAAGTACATTTCCCTGCTGGAGGCCTATAATGAACTACTGCTGAAAGTGTATGGCCCCAGGTAA